A region of the Echeneis naucrates chromosome 15, fEcheNa1.1, whole genome shotgun sequence genome:
AAAAATGGCATCATTTTTGTTGCAGTGAAGgtgaaaaaatctgaaactgaaATCAGGAATCATCACAATTACATCGTCtatcaaaataatcacaatgtGACTTTTTACACAAAGGTCACCTTTAATTATACATATAAAAACCAATTAGTTATTCACTGCTCATTGATAACTGTGAGATGGACATGCATTAAACATGCTCCCTTCAGGATGAGCTGCAGTGTTCGACCTTTTAACTGTAGACAATATTTTGAGCTCTCGACCTAGCTCTTTAGGTTTTGTGGCTCCAagtgggttttatttggtggaTCTGGAGGTTTGGGATTTGGACTTTTGGTCAGTCCAAAACAATATTTGAAGACACTTTGGGCTCTGGGAAATGATCATTCAAGTTATAATCTTAACTTTTTAAGACATTATacacacattatacacacagagacacagacgtCTCTTCCTAAGCCTGTCAaattaatatgtgtgtgtggggttgtgAGTGCATTTGTTGTGTAATCAGCACAATGTTAGACAGTAATTGAAGCCTGTTCAGTTGCCCCCAATCTGTGATTAATTAGATCATGAGAGACCAAACTGAAGTTGTGCATGAAGGAAACATTTCACTTCACCAGTGAAGGTGAAAATTCTTCGTTGCTGACTGTCAGCCACATGGTGTCAGCGTCATCTAGTGGCTCTACGGTGTAAGTGCGCACTGTGTGTCTGGAAAGTCACAGTCAAATCAGCTCATACACAGGACCCTGATTTATCTCATTTTAGTGGCTCTATTTTAGTGTTGGAGTGTCAAATTCGTATGTTAAATGTCcgtttttaatatatatgtgtttgtgtgtgaatgcagtTGCAGCGGATACCACTGAGAATGAGGAGCGAGTGTTTCGGCAGCGGATACGTCCCAGGAAGCGTCAGGGCGCCGTCCGCAGGAGGGTCCATCAGGTCAATGGACACAAGTTCATGGCCACTTACCTGAGACAGCCCACATACTGCTCCCACTGTAGGGACTTCATCTGGTGAGGACGCACACTTGTTCCTCTGCATACCTGATACGTATACGCATACTCATTGTGTGTGTAGTAAGAAgctttttcccattttcacGAACTAATTGCACGATTTATAAAGAGAGACAGATCGTTCAAAGTGAATCTGACCATggtgcacactcacacaacaatCATTAAACAGTCACCAAAGTCTGTTTACTGAGAAGTTCATCTTCCTGCaattctgatttctttttcatgtggATGGTTTGTaactgtgcatctttttttgtttttaatgtgcatCAGCCTATAAAATCAGTCTGACTACAACAAGTCTAAACACGCTGGTTTGTAAAATTtccaacatgcacacacagaactgTAACATACAAAAGTTAAAGAAAGATGTgagcaaaacattttgaaaactgcaaataaattatttgctgagaaaaagtctttttttggCAGGCTGCACGTAAACCGACATTTTGCAGTAACCAGCTTTTAAAGGTACTGATTCCTGCTTGAGCGCAAGCCTACCCTCTTGTTTACATCTAAACACAACAGACGCTGGGAAGTGTGGAGCAATAAATAAAggcagctgtgtttgtttccatccCAACACACTGCCTTAGTGTCACTCACATGGTAACCATATGGTGCCTGATGCTGCGCTCACTCTGCTCAGAGCAAACGTTTGACGTGTAATTTGAGTCACAAGGAGACCGGGTTTGACGGAGTCCTCTGGTGGCTAATGTTTCTGAGCCAAGACAATAGCACTGTGCTTGTTGTGTCAGTCTATTTTTATTAAGGCCAAGTGGTATTCAATGGGATAAAAATTAAGTTTCAAGtgctttttctaaataaaacatcagatttatatatatgtttgtataGTTCAGTAACTATATTAGAATGATTTACCAAGACAGAGGAACTGCAAATTAAAAGAACAGGTCATTAATAGTATCTAAAACACCTCTGCTGTTggccttttctctctgcaggggCGTCTTAGGAAAGCAGGGCTACCAGTGTCAAGGTGgggatgtttctttttttttgtttgtttgtttgtttcttttacattcacatttatgCATTTACGATACATAAAGCTGTCCCGTTAATGTGtttcttgtatttgtttatatgtGCGTTCTTATTGTTCCTCCTGCAGTGTGTACCTGTGTGGTCCATAAGCGCTGCCATGAGCTGATCATTACTAAGTGTGCAGGGATGAAGAAGCAGGAGGATACAGTTGGAGAGGTGCTGATCTCCAACTACAGGCTGTTCATAACAGACACAACACATTTAAGCACACTCACTACATTTCAATGAATGATTGTAATCTGGCAGATcaataattctgtttttaaagatttcaaTGGAAGTGGACATATCAAGAAACAAATGATTAGTCAAGTTAAATGTACATTGAACTGTAGAAACATTATGCAATTAATGTTCTTGGTATTTCTTGACACTGGACCTCCATTGTGTCTCCAAGGTGTCTCTCACTGTACTTTTCTGTCTGTTATAGCCAGTCGGGTCCCAGAGATTCAGTGTCAACGTCCCACACAAGTTCAGCATCCACAACTTTAAAGTTCTCACCTTCTGTGACCACTGTGGGTCGCTGCTCTGGGGTCTGCTGCGACAGGGGCTGCAGTGTAAAGGTAAGGCGCAACACTTTGTTTGCTTCAGTCAATATGATCCAAACATAGGCAAACATACTTAGGTCTGTAACACacctatcacacacacataatctaTCCTTTTCTTAACGTATACAAGCTCACTCTCatactttgtctgtctgtgtgtttgtatgtttgtgcgtTTCAGTATGTAAAGTCAATGTGCACAGGCGATGTGAGAGCAATGTGGCTCCTAACTGTGGCGTGGATGCCAGGGGAATCGCTAAAGTCCTCTCTGACCTCGGAGTCACTCCAGACAAGATCTCCAACAGCGCCCAGAGACGGAAAAAGGTGACTCATCCTCAAGAAGAGGGAATGGATTAGTGCCTGTGGCAGTTTTTAATTCCCCAGcaaacagagagggaaatgtttgtttatatggCTGCAGCTcatatcatcttcatcatcagcttACTCATTCAAAAAAATGGATCGGACATTAGGCCCTGCCCATCTCCTGCTTGCTACAGATTTCCAGGTGAAAGAGTGTGAGAGTATTAGGTTGGTAAGAGgaggaaacatcagagagaCTCGGTCTCATGTTTGAGCCTTAGTCAGACTCATAGGTTAGCAGATGTATCAGAACGGTAAGCGAAGttcacatcttttatttgtttatgtatttaatgGTAGTTGTGcgcatgaaaacatttcagtacGGGCAAGGTTTCAGGTTTATTTAGCCCTGCTCCGCTCGAGAGGATAGGATTGGTTCCGTAGATGTTTAACatataaattaaactaaacacTTGACATTTTTTGGAGGAGGTCTTGATCTTGGAGCAGAAAAGTCAAGACGCTTGGTGAGACAGTTTTCCAGCACAAGACTTTGATGTATAGACTTCACAGAGATAAATAATCCTGATGATAATGGTGACAGTGATGTGAATGAAGCCACCGATGAGGACTTGTCTCTTTGATCAGCTTCCACAGGGTCAGGATCCCCAGCAGCAGATATCAGGGACGCCTCAGACAGAAGACGATCGCTCCAAGTCTGCCCCCACCTCCCCATGTGACCAGGGTAAGAGTCCGGCCAATCTGGCCGATCTCACACAAGCTTTTAACCAAGTCAACAAACCCATCGAGCTCATCTtattctgtgtctttgtccagatgtgaaggagctaGAGAACATCAGGAAGGCTTTATCATTTGACCACCGTGGAGAGGAGCACAAAACACATCCACTGTCTTCGCCCTTGTGTGTTGCTACAGTAACAGGGAACAGCCTTGGAGGGccaggtggaggaggtggaggaggcgaTGCAGGCAGCATTGCAGTGGAGAAAGAAGGGAACCGCTCAAATGGggatgtcaaaggtcaaagcaCACCAGAATTCAAGAGGATGAACCTTCACGACTTTGTGTTCATCAAAGTTCTGGGAAAAGGAAGCTTTGGAAAGGTGAGCGTATGGCCTTTGACCTTTGGATCCTTCCTGCTTTGCCTGTTTCTCAGCTACCTGTTGCTCTGTGTTGATGAAATAAGCAACACAACGATAAGGAACAGactgagggagaaagagaagtgCCCCTGGCTATGCTGTGACCCTTGTGTGTCATGTGACCAGGTGATGTTGGCAGAGCTCAAAGGCAGTGATGAAGTCTATGCCATTAAAGTGCTGAAGAAGGACGTGATCCTGCAGGACGACGATGTGGACTGCACCCTGACTGAGAAACGAATCCTGGCCCTGGCCAGAAAACACCCCTACCTGACACAGCTCTTCTGCTGCTTCCAGACTAAAGTAAAAACTCACATCCACAGGc
Encoded here:
- the LOC115055762 gene encoding protein kinase C epsilon type-like isoform X4, translating into MVVFNGQLKIKICEALNLKPTAWSLRHAVGPKTQTFLLDTYIALNVDDSRVGQTSTKQKTNSPAWNDEFTTEVHDGRRIELSVFHDAPIGYDDFVANCIIQLEDILQNNSKHFEDWIDLEPEGKVYVVIDLIGSSSEVAADTTENEERVFRQRIRPRKRQGAVRRRVHQVNGHKFMATYLRQPTYCSHCRDFIWGVLGKQGYQCQVCTCVVHKRCHELIITKCAGMKKQEDTVGEPVGSQRFSVNVPHKFSIHNFKVLTFCDHCGSLLWGLLRQGLQCKVCKVNVHRRCESNVAPNCGVDARGIAKVLSDLGVTPDKISNSAQRRKKLPQGQDPQQQISGTPQTEDDRSKSAPTSPCDQDVKELENIRKALSFDHRGEEHKTHPLSSPLCVATVTGNSLGGPGGGGGGGDAGSIAVEKEGNRSNGDVKGQSTPEFKRMNLHDFVFIKVLGKGSFGKVMLAELKGSDEVYAIKVLKKDVILQDDDVDCTLTEKRILALARKHPYLTQLFCCFQTKDRLFFVMEYVNGGDLMFQIQRSRKFDEARSRFYAAEVTSALMFLHQHGVIYR